A genomic stretch from Falco cherrug isolate bFalChe1 chromosome 1, bFalChe1.pri, whole genome shotgun sequence includes:
- the FGG gene encoding fibrinogen gamma chain: protein MMVLRWCSWAPLGPLLSLLFSTSMAYIATRENCCILDERFGSYCPTTCGIADFFNKYHLTMDNELKEMERILQQVTNSTGTVEHLIQHIQSLYPPEKQTLPNSIDDFTQKSKKIIEEIIRYENTILSHESTIQQLTDTHILNSNRIAQLKEKIAQLESHCQEPCRDTAEIHETTGRDCQDIANKGARKSGLYFIKPQRAQESFLVYCEIDSYGNGWTVLQRRLDGSEDFKKNWVQYKEGFGHLSPDDTTEFWLGNEKIHLITTQSTLPYTLRIELEDWSGKKGTADYAVFKVGSEEDKYRLTYAYFIGGEAGDAFDGFAFGDDASDKSLTSHNGMRFSTYDDDNDKFEGNCAEEDGSGWWMNRCHAGHLNGKYYIGGVYTSKEAGPAGYDNGITWVTWRDRWYSMKKTAMKIIPFNRLLVDGQQHNLGSAKQVGDS from the exons ATGATGGTGCTGAGGTGGTGCAGCTGGGCTCCCCTGGggcctctcctctccctcctcttttctACCAGCATGGCG taCATTGCTACCAGAGAAAACTGCTGCATATTAGATGAACGATTT GGTAGCTACTGCCCAACAACCTGTGGCATTGCagatttctttaataaataccATCTCACTATGGATAATGAACTGAAGGAAATGGAGAGAATTTTACAGCAAGTTACTAACTCCACAGGAACAGTAGAACATCTGATTCAACACATCCAAAGCCTCTATCCTCCAGAGAAGCAGACACTACCAA ATTCAATTGATGATTTCACtcaaaagtcaaagaaaataattgaagaaaTTATCAGATATGAAAACACTATTTTGTCTCATGAAAGTACTATACA ACAGCTGACAGATACACATATATTGAACAGCAACAGGATCGCACAGCTGAAAGAGAAGATTGCCCAGCTGGAGTCACACTGTCAGGAGCCATGCAGAGACACAGCTGAAATACATGAGACAACTGGAAGAG ATTGTCAAGACATTGCAAATAAAGGTGCCAGAAAAAGTGGTCTTTACTTCATCAAGCCTCAAAGAGCCCAGGAGTCATTCCTCGTCTACTGTGAGATTGACTCATATGGCAACGGCTGGACAGTATTACAGAGG agactGGATGGGAGTGAGGACTTCAAGAAAAATTGGGTTCAGTACAAGGAAGGATTTGGGCATCTGTCTCCTGATGACACCACTGAATTCTGGCTGGGCAATGAGAAGATTCATTTGATAACTACGCAGTCCACTCTGCCATACACCTTACGAATAGAACTGGAGGACTGGAGTGGCAAAAAAGG CACTGCTGACTACGCCGTATTCAAAGTGGGAAGTGAAGAAGACAAGTATCGACTGACTTATGCCTACTTTATTGGTGGTGAAGCTGGGGATGCCTTTGATGGCTTTGCTTTTGGAGATGATGCAAGTGACAAATCTTTAACCTCTCATAACGGCATGCGGTTCAGCACCTATGATGATGACAATGATAAGTTTGAGGGCAACTGTGCTGAGGAAGATGGGTCTGGATGGTGGATGAATAGATGTCATGCTGGCCACCTCAATGGCAAATACTATATAG GTGGTGTGTACACATCGAAAGAGGCTGGTCCAGCTGGATATGACAATGGCATCACCTGGGTAACCTGGCGTGACCGGTGGTACTCCATGAAGAAAACTGCAATGAAAATCATCCCATTCAACAGACTGTTAGTGGATGGACAGCAACACAACTTAGGCAGTGCCAAACAG gTTGGAGACTCGTAG